A single Desulfovibrio porci DNA region contains:
- a CDS encoding flavin reductase family protein: protein MFTSLGPLPFALPAPAFLIGSYDRDGRPNIMTAAWAGICCSRPPCVGVGIAHERWSHDSILERQAFTISIPSADMAARADAAGMRSGRDTDKFELLDFTPVKGSLADAPYAAECPAVLELRLREHHDLGTHTFFIGEVLDVKIREDCLDAKGKPDPALINPLLFAPVSRTYWNLGAPLGKGFALGKEAAGLGRH, encoded by the coding sequence ATGTTTACCTCGCTGGGGCCCCTGCCCTTTGCTTTGCCCGCGCCCGCCTTTCTCATCGGCAGTTATGACCGTGACGGCCGCCCCAATATCATGACCGCCGCCTGGGCGGGCATCTGTTGCTCGCGTCCGCCCTGCGTAGGCGTGGGCATCGCCCATGAGCGCTGGAGCCATGATTCCATTCTGGAGCGTCAGGCCTTCACCATCAGCATCCCCTCGGCCGACATGGCCGCCAGAGCCGACGCCGCCGGAATGCGCTCGGGCCGGGATACGGACAAATTCGAATTGCTGGACTTTACGCCCGTCAAGGGCAGTCTGGCGGACGCGCCCTATGCGGCCGAATGCCCGGCCGTGCTGGAACTGCGCCTGCGCGAGCACCATGATCTGGGCACGCACACCTTCTTCATCGGCGAAGTCCTGGACGTGAAAATCCGCGAGGACTGCCTGGACGCCAAGGGCAAACCGGACCCGGCCCTGATCAATCCGCTGCTCTTCGCGCCCGTAAGCAGAACTTACTGGAACCTGGGCGCGCCGCTGGGCAAGGGCTTCGCTCTGGGCAAGGAGGCCGCCGGTCTCGGGCGGCATTGA
- a CDS encoding O-acetylhomoserine aminocarboxypropyltransferase/cysteine synthase family protein — translation MSATRPLHFETLQVHAGQERADPASGARAVPIYQTTSYVFDDCDHAEARFNLSEPGNIYSRLTNPTQEAFERRVAALEGGVAALATASGAAAVSYALLNLTGTGRHIVAEKTLYGGTYNLLAHTLKNWGIETSFADPDEPGSFAKAIRPETRAVYIESLGNPHSNIVDIEALAGLAHSHGIPLVIDNTFATPWLLRPLEHGADIVVHSATKFMGGHGAALGGVIVDGGRFDWAASGKFPQFSEPDPSYHGLSFTQAAGPAAFAARARAILLRDMGATLAPLHAFLFLQGLETLSLRVERHVRNALAVVDFLRGHPRVERVNHPCLPESPSHALYKKYFPHGGGSIFSFEVKGGAAEARSCIDRLRIFSLLANVADVKSLVIHPASTTHAQLSPAELAETGIRPNTVRLSIGIEHIDDILADLEQALGEG, via the coding sequence ATGAGCGCTACCCGCCCCCTGCATTTTGAAACCCTGCAAGTCCACGCCGGTCAGGAACGGGCCGATCCGGCCAGCGGCGCCAGGGCCGTGCCCATTTACCAGACCACGTCCTATGTCTTTGACGATTGCGATCACGCCGAGGCCCGCTTCAATCTGAGCGAACCCGGCAATATCTACAGCCGACTGACCAATCCCACCCAGGAGGCCTTTGAACGGCGCGTGGCCGCCCTGGAAGGCGGGGTCGCGGCCCTGGCCACGGCCAGCGGCGCGGCGGCGGTCAGTTACGCCCTGCTCAACCTGACCGGCACTGGCCGACACATCGTGGCGGAAAAGACCCTCTACGGCGGCACCTACAACCTGCTGGCCCATACCCTGAAAAACTGGGGCATTGAAACCAGCTTCGCGGATCCGGACGAGCCCGGCTCCTTCGCCAAGGCCATCCGGCCCGAAACCAGGGCCGTTTACATCGAAAGCCTGGGCAATCCCCACAGCAATATCGTGGATATCGAGGCCCTGGCCGGGCTGGCCCACAGCCACGGCATCCCCCTGGTCATCGACAATACCTTCGCCACGCCCTGGCTGCTGCGGCCGCTGGAACACGGCGCGGACATCGTGGTGCACTCGGCCACCAAATTCATGGGCGGACACGGCGCGGCCTTGGGCGGCGTGATCGTGGACGGCGGACGCTTCGACTGGGCGGCTTCGGGCAAATTCCCCCAGTTCAGCGAGCCGGACCCCAGCTACCACGGCCTGAGCTTTACGCAAGCCGCCGGACCGGCGGCCTTTGCCGCGCGGGCGCGGGCCATCCTGCTGCGAGATATGGGCGCGACCCTGGCCCCGCTGCACGCCTTTCTCTTTTTGCAGGGCCTGGAAACCCTCTCCCTGCGGGTGGAACGTCATGTGCGTAACGCGCTGGCCGTGGTGGATTTTCTGCGCGGCCACCCGCGCGTGGAGCGCGTCAATCATCCCTGCCTGCCGGAAAGCCCCAGCCACGCCCTGTACAAAAAATACTTTCCCCACGGCGGCGGCTCCATTTTCAGCTTTGAGGTCAAGGGCGGCGCGGCCGAGGCCAGGTCCTGCATCGACCGGCTGCGCATCTTTTCCCTGCTGGCCAACGTAGCGGACGTCAAATCGCTGGTCATCCATCCGGCGTCCACCACCCACGCCCAACTCAGCCCGGCGGAACTGGCCGAGACCGGCATCCGGCCCAATACCGTGCGCCTGTCCATCGGCATTGAGCATATTGACGACATCCTGGCCGACCTGGAGCAGGCGCTCGGAGAAGGATAG
- the cbiQ gene encoding cobalt ECF transporter T component CbiQ: MFDQPFVRPSPFQAIDPRVRLALAALTAVCLALLKDLTACWLGLALGAALLAISRPPLSPLLRRLAAVNIFILFLWCVTPWTTPGTVLAQWGVFAISAEGVRLSLLVSIKSNAIVCVFLALVAGMDSPTVGHALERLRCPRKLVFLFLFTGRYVHVLASEWQTLNVAARLRGFRPRTDLHTYRTLASLLGLLLVRAYERSLRVREAMLLRGFEGRFRSVTVFRARPVDALFALGLLLCLAGIAWTEWKGGPHV, translated from the coding sequence GTGTTCGACCAGCCCTTTGTCCGTCCTTCGCCTTTTCAGGCCATTGACCCGCGCGTGCGCCTGGCGCTCGCCGCTCTGACCGCCGTCTGTCTGGCATTGCTGAAGGACCTGACGGCCTGCTGGCTGGGTCTGGCTCTGGGCGCGGCGCTGCTGGCGATTTCGCGCCCGCCGCTATCGCCTCTGTTGCGTCGGCTGGCGGCGGTGAACATTTTCATTCTCTTTCTCTGGTGCGTGACGCCCTGGACCACGCCGGGCACGGTTCTGGCCCAATGGGGCGTGTTCGCCATCAGCGCCGAGGGCGTGCGCCTGTCCCTGCTGGTGAGCATCAAATCCAACGCCATTGTCTGCGTCTTTCTGGCCCTGGTGGCCGGCATGGATTCGCCCACCGTGGGCCACGCCCTGGAGCGGCTGCGTTGTCCCCGCAAGCTCGTGTTTCTCTTTCTGTTTACGGGCCGCTACGTGCACGTGCTCGCCTCGGAATGGCAGACGCTCAACGTGGCCGCGCGCCTGCGCGGTTTCAGGCCGCGCACCGATCTGCACACCTACCGCACCCTGGCCTCCCTGCTGGGCCTGCTCCTGGTGCGCGCGTACGAACGCTCGCTACGCGTGCGCGAAGCCATGCTGCTGCGCGGCTTTGAGGGCCGCTTCCGCTCCGTGACCGTCTTCCGCGCCCGACCCGTGGACGCGCTGTTTGCCCTGGGCCTGCTGCTCTGCCTGGCGGGCATCGCCTGGACGGAGTGGAAAGGAGGGCCGCATGTCTGA
- the cbiM gene encoding cobalt transporter CbiM, translating into MHIAEGVLSPAVLGAGAVLAAAGTAIGLRKLDYDRLMTVGILSAAFFVGSLIHVPVGFSSVHLILNGLVGVLLGWAAFPAILTALLLQALLFQFGGLTVLGVNTFTMGFSSVLAWYCYRGVIHIWPGPAGIRAAAFCGGVLGVALAAVLTALALAFTSEGFRAAAQLLLLAHLPVMLAEGLITMFTVVFIHRVRPEMFQTARA; encoded by the coding sequence ATGCATATCGCGGAAGGCGTCCTTTCCCCGGCCGTGCTCGGCGCGGGCGCGGTTCTGGCGGCGGCGGGCACGGCCATCGGCCTGCGTAAACTGGATTATGACCGGCTGATGACCGTGGGCATTCTTTCGGCGGCCTTTTTCGTGGGTTCGCTGATCCATGTCCCCGTCGGCTTTTCCAGCGTTCACCTGATCCTCAACGGCCTGGTGGGCGTACTGCTGGGCTGGGCGGCTTTTCCCGCCATTCTGACGGCGCTGCTGCTGCAGGCTCTGCTCTTTCAGTTCGGCGGTCTCACCGTACTGGGCGTGAACACCTTCACCATGGGTTTTTCCAGCGTGCTGGCCTGGTACTGTTACCGGGGCGTCATTCATATCTGGCCCGGCCCGGCGGGCATCCGCGCGGCTGCCTTCTGCGGCGGCGTGCTGGGCGTGGCCCTGGCCGCCGTGCTCACCGCCCTGGCCCTGGCTTTCACCAGCGAGGGCTTCCGGGCCGCCGCGCAATTGCTGCTTCTGGCCCATCTGCCCGTCATGCTGGCGGAAGGCCTGATCACCATGTTCACCGTGGTCTTTATTCATCGCGTGCGTCCCGAAATGTTCCAAACCGCGCGCGCCTGA
- a CDS encoding sensor domain-containing diguanylate cyclase, translating into MAHDARGSIGYQIQLDTSDPLWEWHIPTDMLFLSEGARLKLRLENDVPATMAAFAAHIPPDCLPALHELLEGVLSGANGPMLEMVFPFDDLMVRASLLVVERNSEGRAVRAVGQYSVSGTLAYRPPVTSASAGAPDTGYWQCSLPKRTIRMDGRCAALLGYADARPMVITPEQWRQRLHPEEGGASTCRYQLPLEQSQWGDGIEDLLRIRLENGEYARFALHGAVLERDADGRATELAGSLQRIDATSASARDSSQDAGRLLLAINAAGDGLWDWDAATDEVYYSPRYLSMLGYTAEQFSGDLETWKKKIHPDDIHKIVPPQAALVESPRYGDSFECTYRLMRADGTWAWILGRGYVTHRDANGRATRLVGLHTDITATQGDRAKLEDLVRNDALTGLRSRTFFNKEVERIEQNRIRPVSVISCDVNGLKLINDYLGHSTGDTLLINAALLLRRSLRATDCIARMGGDEYTILLPGCPERAAQKILFQMQRSFEEHNSDPAAMPLLLAFGCASAENVDMPLSRTLVEADREMLRHKHAHRRASHEKIKDWIERNKNVTISLEDCRYA; encoded by the coding sequence ATGGCACACGACGCGCGTGGTTCCATCGGATATCAGATACAGCTCGACACATCCGATCCCCTGTGGGAATGGCATATTCCCACGGATATGCTTTTTCTGAGCGAGGGAGCCCGCCTCAAGTTACGCCTTGAAAATGATGTCCCGGCCACCATGGCGGCTTTCGCCGCCCACATTCCGCCCGACTGCCTGCCTGCGCTGCATGAACTGCTGGAAGGCGTTCTGAGCGGGGCCAACGGCCCCATGCTGGAGATGGTCTTTCCTTTTGATGATCTGATGGTCCGCGCCAGCCTGCTGGTGGTGGAACGGAATTCCGAGGGCCGCGCCGTGCGCGCCGTCGGCCAGTACAGCGTGTCCGGGACGCTGGCCTACCGCCCGCCCGTGACGTCCGCCAGCGCGGGCGCGCCGGATACGGGCTACTGGCAGTGTTCCCTGCCCAAACGAACCATACGCATGGACGGCCGCTGTGCGGCCCTGCTCGGCTACGCCGACGCCCGGCCGATGGTCATCACTCCGGAGCAGTGGCGGCAACGCCTGCATCCGGAGGAGGGAGGCGCCTCCACCTGCCGCTATCAGCTTCCACTGGAACAATCCCAGTGGGGCGACGGCATTGAAGACCTCTTGCGCATCCGCCTTGAAAACGGCGAATACGCGCGTTTCGCCCTGCACGGCGCGGTGCTGGAACGCGACGCCGACGGGCGCGCCACGGAGCTGGCGGGCAGCCTGCAACGCATCGACGCCACCAGCGCTTCCGCGCGGGACAGCTCCCAGGACGCGGGCCGCCTGCTGCTGGCCATCAACGCCGCCGGCGACGGCCTCTGGGATTGGGACGCCGCCACCGACGAGGTCTACTACAGCCCCCGCTACCTCTCCATGCTGGGCTATACCGCGGAACAATTCTCCGGAGATCTTGAAACCTGGAAAAAGAAAATCCACCCGGATGATATCCACAAAATCGTGCCCCCGCAGGCGGCCCTGGTGGAATCGCCCCGCTACGGTGACTCCTTTGAGTGCACTTACCGCCTGATGCGCGCGGACGGCACCTGGGCCTGGATACTGGGGCGCGGCTACGTGACTCACCGCGACGCCAACGGCAGGGCCACGCGCCTGGTGGGCCTGCACACGGATATCACGGCCACCCAGGGGGACCGGGCCAAGCTGGAGGACCTGGTCAGAAACGACGCGCTCACCGGCCTGCGCAGCCGCACTTTTTTCAACAAGGAAGTGGAGCGCATCGAACAGAATCGCATCCGCCCGGTGAGCGTCATCTCCTGCGACGTCAACGGCCTCAAACTGATCAACGACTACCTGGGACATTCCACCGGCGACACGCTGCTGATCAACGCGGCCCTGCTGCTGCGGCGCTCCCTGCGGGCCACGGACTGCATCGCCCGCATGGGCGGCGATGAATACACGATTCTGCTTCCCGGCTGTCCCGAAAGAGCCGCCCAAAAGATTCTGTTCCAGATGCAGCGCAGCTTTGAGGAACACAACAGCGATCCCGCCGCCATGCCCCTGCTGCTGGCCTTCGGCTGCGCCAGCGCCGAAAATGTGGACATGCCGCTTTCCCGGACCCTGGTGGAAGCGGACAGGGAAATGCTGCGCCACAAGCACGCCCACCGCCGCGCGTCCCATGAAAAAATCAAGGACTGGATCGAGCGCAACAAAAACGTGACCATCAGCCTTGAGGATTGCCGCTACGCCTGA
- a CDS encoding glutamine amidotransferase, whose amino-acid sequence MRCLVLQHVAFESLGVFAGPLEEAGYTVSYVQAGLAPLDKREWLDAELAVILGGPIGVDQVDVYPFLRLELDLTKARLASGRPLLGVCLGAQLMAAALGARVYAGRGKEIGWGALELTPAGQRGPLAELEDAPVLHWHGDTFDLPAGTELLASSAMTPHQAFRAGRGQLALQFHPEADATRMETWLIGHCCELAQAGLDPRRIREDALRLGAAARRAGQAFFRRWLAEETV is encoded by the coding sequence ATGCGTTGCCTTGTCTTACAACATGTGGCTTTTGAATCTCTGGGCGTTTTTGCCGGACCGCTGGAAGAGGCGGGCTATACGGTCAGCTATGTCCAGGCCGGGCTTGCGCCCCTGGACAAGCGGGAATGGCTGGACGCCGAGCTGGCCGTGATCCTGGGCGGTCCCATCGGCGTGGATCAGGTGGACGTTTACCCCTTTTTGCGCTTGGAACTGGATTTAACCAAAGCCCGTCTGGCTTCGGGCCGCCCCTTGCTGGGCGTCTGCCTGGGCGCGCAGCTGATGGCCGCGGCGCTCGGCGCGCGGGTTTACGCCGGGCGCGGCAAGGAAATCGGCTGGGGCGCGCTGGAGCTGACCCCGGCCGGGCAACGCGGGCCGCTGGCCGAACTGGAGGACGCCCCGGTGCTGCACTGGCACGGCGACACCTTTGATCTGCCCGCCGGAACGGAACTGCTGGCCTCCAGCGCCATGACGCCGCATCAGGCCTTCCGCGCCGGACGCGGGCAACTGGCCCTGCAATTCCACCCCGAGGCGGACGCGACGCGCATGGAAACCTGGCTCATCGGACATTGCTGTGAACTGGCCCAGGCCGGTCTGGACCCCCGGCGCATCCGGGAAGACGCCCTGCGCCTGGGCGCGGCGGCGCGCCGGGCCGGTCAGGCCTTTTTCCGGCGCTGGCTGGCCGAGGAGACGGTATGA
- a CDS encoding competence/damage-inducible protein A, translating to MKAEIISVGTELLLGHTINTDAAHVARELSALGVDLLHAHVVGDNAGRLEDALREALTRSDLVITTGGLGPTDDDLTKETVARVTGAPLEEHAASLEQLREYFGSRPMSANQRKQAFLPRGSVAFPNAVGTAPGCAVPAGDGKFVILLPGPPSELLPMLREHVTPFLQRYAHGAIASFMVHTFGIGEGAAELRIKDLTGGANPTAATYATEGEMFVRVTAKAADAAAAEALAAPLVEAVRERLGDVVYGVNVSSLESVVLPELIRRGQTLVTAESCTGGLLAKKITDQPGASAVFGTGLVTYANEAKMRLLGVPEDMLRAHGAVSPEVARCMAENARTRYNGDFGLGITGIAGPDGGTPGKPVGLVYIALSAADGVWLRVMRPQGRYLGRDWTRNRAAGHALDLLRRYLFGLPMNPD from the coding sequence ATGAAGGCGGAAATCATCTCCGTGGGCACCGAGCTTTTGCTTGGTCATACCATCAACACCGACGCGGCCCATGTGGCGCGCGAACTTTCGGCGCTGGGCGTGGACCTGCTGCACGCCCATGTGGTGGGCGACAATGCGGGACGTCTGGAGGACGCGCTGCGTGAAGCCCTGACGCGCAGCGACCTGGTCATCACTACCGGCGGCCTGGGTCCCACGGACGACGATCTGACCAAGGAAACAGTGGCCCGCGTGACCGGCGCTCCGCTGGAGGAACACGCGGCCAGCCTGGAACAGCTCAGGGAATATTTCGGCAGCCGCCCCATGAGCGCCAACCAGCGCAAGCAGGCTTTTCTGCCGCGCGGGTCCGTGGCCTTCCCCAATGCCGTGGGCACCGCGCCGGGCTGCGCCGTGCCCGCCGGGGACGGCAAGTTCGTGATCCTGCTGCCCGGCCCGCCCTCGGAGCTGCTGCCCATGCTGCGGGAGCACGTAACGCCCTTTTTGCAGCGCTATGCCCACGGGGCCATCGCTTCCTTCATGGTGCACACCTTCGGCATCGGCGAAGGCGCGGCGGAGCTGCGCATCAAGGACCTGACCGGCGGCGCCAACCCTACGGCCGCCACCTACGCCACCGAGGGTGAAATGTTCGTGCGGGTCACGGCCAAGGCCGCAGACGCCGCCGCTGCCGAAGCCTTGGCCGCTCCCCTGGTGGAAGCCGTGCGCGAACGTTTGGGCGACGTGGTCTACGGCGTGAATGTTTCCAGTCTGGAAAGCGTGGTTCTGCCGGAACTGATCCGCCGTGGGCAGACTCTGGTCACGGCGGAATCCTGCACCGGCGGCCTGCTGGCCAAGAAAATCACGGACCAGCCCGGCGCGTCGGCGGTTTTCGGCACGGGCCTGGTGACCTATGCCAATGAAGCCAAAATGCGTTTGCTGGGCGTGCCCGAGGATATGCTGCGCGCGCACGGAGCCGTGAGCCCGGAGGTGGCCCGCTGCATGGCCGAAAATGCGCGCACGCGCTACAACGGCGACTTCGGCCTGGGCATTACGGGCATTGCCGGGCCGGACGGCGGCACGCCCGGAAAGCCCGTGGGTCTGGTCTACATCGCCCTCAGCGCCGCGGACGGCGTCTGGCTGCGCGTCATGCGCCCGCAGGGCCGCTATCTTGGCCGGGACTGGACCCGCAACCGGGCCGCCGGCCATGCCTTGGATCTGTTGCGGCGCTATCTCTTCGGCCTGCCCATGAATCCGGATTAA
- a CDS encoding energy-coupling factor ABC transporter ATP-binding protein, with product MSEPVASHVDGEAIFSLEHVDFAYARDGKPRTVLRDVNFALFPAQKVGLYGPNGSGKTTFFRCITGLARPQRGMVRFHGQILSREKDFRELRCKVGFVLQHAEDQLFFPTVLEDVAFGPLNLGLTPGKARQRALETLEDLGLAGFEQRLTHRLSGGEKKLISLATVLAMRPEALLLDEPTNGLDNDARQRIIDILRGLSTARITISHDWDFLAQTSTEYLTILDGRLTSCAPSFAHAHMHAHPLGNEPHEHEI from the coding sequence ATGTCTGAACCCGTTGCTTCCCACGTTGACGGGGAAGCCATCTTCAGTCTGGAGCACGTCGACTTCGCCTATGCGCGTGACGGGAAGCCGAGAACAGTGCTGCGCGATGTGAATTTCGCTCTTTTTCCGGCGCAAAAGGTCGGTCTGTACGGTCCCAACGGCAGCGGCAAAACCACATTTTTCCGCTGTATCACAGGGCTGGCCCGGCCACAGCGGGGTATGGTCCGCTTTCACGGGCAGATCCTCAGCCGTGAAAAAGATTTCCGCGAACTGCGCTGCAAGGTGGGATTCGTGCTCCAGCACGCCGAGGACCAGCTTTTTTTCCCCACCGTGCTGGAAGATGTGGCCTTCGGCCCGCTCAATCTGGGGCTCACGCCCGGCAAAGCCCGTCAACGCGCTCTGGAAACCTTGGAGGATCTCGGGCTTGCGGGTTTTGAACAACGCCTCACCCACCGCCTGTCCGGCGGCGAAAAAAAACTGATCTCCCTGGCCACCGTGCTGGCCATGCGGCCCGAAGCCCTGCTGCTGGACGAACCCACCAACGGTCTGGACAACGACGCGCGCCAACGGATCATTGATATCCTGCGCGGCCTTTCCACAGCCCGGATCACCATTTCCCACGACTGGGACTTTCTGGCCCAAACCTCCACGGAATATCTGACCATTCTGGACGGCCGCCTCACCTCTTGCGCCCCGTCCTTCGCCCACGCCCACATGCACGCCCATCCTCTGGGCAACGAGCCGCACGAACACGAGATATAG
- a CDS encoding cobalamin biosynthesis protein CbiL, with protein MNNILSFFPRRPAAALVPLLLLAALLLPAPAQAHRVNIFAWLEGDSVMVECGFNRSSPVKNGLVTVFDVTDGKELLRGHTDDNGRFSFPVPAAARAGHGLRMQIAAGEGHQNDWTMDASEFSGAAAPTASPLEKVDGADRPQGAADSATAAAPSAPAAPALTRTGPSATPDEVRAIVNAALDAKLGPIRRDLAAQVNAGPSLRDIIGGIGWILGLAGIGLYFKGRRG; from the coding sequence ATGAACAACATCCTTTCGTTTTTCCCGCGCCGCCCGGCGGCCGCCCTTGTGCCGCTGTTGCTGCTGGCCGCGCTGCTGCTTCCGGCTCCGGCCCAGGCCCACAGGGTCAATATCTTCGCCTGGCTGGAGGGCGACAGCGTCATGGTGGAATGCGGCTTCAACCGCAGTTCGCCGGTCAAGAACGGTCTGGTCACGGTTTTTGACGTCACGGACGGCAAGGAACTGCTGCGGGGCCACACCGACGACAACGGGCGTTTCAGCTTTCCCGTGCCTGCGGCGGCGCGCGCCGGTCATGGCCTGCGCATGCAGATTGCCGCGGGCGAAGGCCATCAGAACGACTGGACCATGGATGCCTCCGAATTTTCCGGCGCGGCCGCACCCACGGCAAGCCCCCTGGAAAAGGTGGACGGGGCGGACAGACCCCAAGGCGCGGCGGATTCTGCCACAGCCGCCGCGCCTTCCGCCCCGGCGGCCCCGGCGCTGACGCGAACCGGCCCCTCCGCCACGCCGGACGAGGTGCGCGCCATCGTCAACGCGGCTCTGGACGCCAAGCTGGGGCCCATCCGGCGTGATCTGGCGGCCCAGGTCAATGCCGGTCCCAGCCTGCGCGACATCATCGGCGGCATCGGCTGGATTCTGGGTCTGGCGGGCATAGGCCTTTACTTCAAGGGGCGGCGCGGGTAA
- a CDS encoding DUF4198 domain-containing protein — MWKICCASLALLFCVATQAEAHFGMVIPSTATVTEKKDADLKLDISFSHPMEMQGMDMAAPKAFTVTLDGKTEDLKASLKPTAIMGHKAWQAAFKIKKPGVYQFAVEPEPYFEPAEDCYIVHYAKTAVAAFGGEEGWDEALGLKTEIVPLTRPFGNYAGNVFQGRVLLDGKPVPGAEVEVESYNRTKGHVPPNEYFVTQVVKADENGVFSYGVPWAGWWGFAALNTAKEKMDYKGEAKSVELGAVLWLEFAAPKTK; from the coding sequence ATGTGGAAAATCTGCTGCGCAAGCCTGGCCCTGTTGTTCTGTGTCGCCACGCAGGCCGAGGCGCATTTCGGCATGGTCATTCCCTCCACCGCCACGGTGACGGAAAAAAAAGACGCTGATCTGAAACTGGATATTTCGTTCTCCCACCCCATGGAAATGCAGGGCATGGACATGGCCGCGCCCAAAGCCTTCACCGTCACCCTGGACGGCAAAACCGAGGATCTCAAGGCCAGCCTCAAGCCCACCGCGATCATGGGGCACAAGGCCTGGCAGGCCGCCTTCAAGATCAAAAAGCCCGGCGTCTACCAGTTCGCCGTGGAACCCGAACCCTACTTCGAACCCGCCGAGGACTGCTACATCGTCCACTATGCCAAAACCGCCGTGGCCGCCTTCGGCGGCGAGGAAGGCTGGGACGAAGCCCTGGGCCTGAAGACGGAAATCGTACCCCTGACCCGGCCTTTCGGCAATTATGCGGGCAACGTCTTTCAGGGCCGCGTGCTGCTGGACGGCAAACCCGTGCCCGGCGCGGAAGTGGAAGTGGAATCCTACAACAGGACCAAGGGACATGTGCCGCCCAATGAATATTTTGTCACCCAGGTGGTCAAGGCCGACGAAAACGGCGTGTTTTCCTACGGCGTGCCCTGGGCTGGCTGGTGGGGCTTCGCGGCCCTGAACACGGCCAAGGAAAAGATGGATTACAAGGGCGAAGCCAAGTCCGTGGAACTGGGCGCGGTGCTCTGGCTGGAATTTGCGGCTCCCAAAACCAAGTAA